From the genome of uncultured Methanobrevibacter sp.:
AATATTTTGTTGCAATTTTTTCCATCATGTTTCTTACACAATCTTCAACAAAAACAGGTTTTCGATGTGCATTCATGACAGTTGCATTTTCATCAGGTCTTTTTAATAATTCACACACTGGGGAACTCATAGATGTTTCAATAATATCAATAATATCTTCTGCTTTAACTATTTTATCTTCAGGAACTTCAATTAATAATGTTCCAACGCCTCTTTGATTGTGAGAAGCAAAAGTAACAGTATCTAACACTTTTTGAGTTGTTTCTTCATCTAAAAATTCTAATAATTTAGTTTTATCGGATTCTCTTACAGATTCCTGTGCACATGGGCAAACAGTCATTCCAATAACTTCAGCACCAATACTTTTTTTGATGGTAACTTCATTATTTTCATCTCTAAAACCAATGGCTTTTGCTTTAAGTTTAGCCATTTCTTGGGTTTTATTTTTAGTTACTGGTGACTCTTTCAAAAACATAAAATCAGTAGTCATTGATATTTCAACACGTTTAGCATATTCGTGTTTGGTCATCATTTTGTCAACTATTTTTGCACATAAATCTTCAACGGCAACTCCTTTATCATTAGCAACAGTTTCAAGAACTTCACTAATTGCTTCAGGATTCCTAGACATATGTACT
Proteins encoded in this window:
- the mptA gene encoding GTP cyclohydrolase MptA — translated: MAVCLPDTQDDTPSIPIKLTRVGVTGVKKLLQLERINKRPIILLPTFDAFVDLPNDQKGVHMSRNPEAISEVLETVANDKGVAVEDLCAKIVDKMMTKHEYAKRVEISMTTDFMFLKESPVTKNKTQEMAKLKAKAIGFRDENNEVTIKKSIGAEVIGMTVCPCAQESVRESDKTKLLEFLDEETTQKVLDTVTFASHNQRGVGTLLIEVPEDKIVKAEDIIDIIETSMSSPVCELLKRPDENATVMNAHRKPVFVEDCVRNMMEKIATKYSDFPDDVLITSRQENHESIHRHNAFAEKVTTMGELKEELNIQ